One Aegilops tauschii subsp. strangulata cultivar AL8/78 chromosome 7, Aet v6.0, whole genome shotgun sequence genomic window carries:
- the LOC141027616 gene encoding uncharacterized protein, which yields MEYADRFVPKKKELQAGKWRPPNPDELKINIDGAFVPGSNFCGWGAVVQDSEGQVIAARAGRQEQTTDAFGAEVQAMAGAVALAADIGVVRVTFETDSQLLLEALDVHKTDSSPYAVILEDIKLQLKLWFAKHNVRVCRRSENTVAHELGQIGRMCLPDICMHWENDVPPLVAARVLGDLPAHR from the coding sequence ATGGAGTATGCGGACAGATTTGTGCCTAAGAAGAAGGAATTACAAGCGGGGAAATGGCGACCACCCAATCCAGATGAGCTCAAAATTAACATCGACGGAGCCTTTGTGCCTGGTAGCAACTTTTGTGGGTGGGGCGCTGTGGTTCAGGACTCGGAAGGGCAAGTTATTGCGGCCCGTGCAGGACGACAAGAGCAGACTACAGATGCTTTTGGAGCGGAAGTTCAGGCCATGGCTGGAGCTGTCGCCCTTGCAGCTGATATCGGCGTTGTTCGGGTGACTTTTGAGACCGACAGTCAGTTGCTGCTAGAGGCGCTCGACGTTCACAAGACTGACTCCTCGCCGTATGCTGTCATCCTTGAAGATATCAAGCTACAGTTaaaactctggtttgcaaaacaTAATGTGCGAGTATGCAGGAGGAGTGAGAACACTGTAGCACATGAGCTGGGCCAAATTGGCCGTATGTGTTTACCTGATATATGTATGCACTGGGAGAATGATGTACCGCCCTTAGTGGCTGCTCGTGTGTTGGGCGATTTGCCCGCGCACCGTTAA